The Flavobacterium sp. IMCC34852 genome contains the following window.
CTTCTGTTCTTTTAACTCGGAAAGCAGTTTTCGGTTGTAAAGAGAAAAATTTGTTCACATTAGGCTCGATGATTTTATGGATACGTTCAAAATTGGCAATCACCTCTTCCGGTGTTTTAAACGGTTTTAGTTCGGGTTTGTTTCTTACATGGTCAAAGAACTCAATGATAGTGCCTTTAAAACCGACTTGGGTTTTTACTTTTTCCATCTCGGCTTTGATACGTGCGACTTCTTTTAAACCCAACTCGTGGATTTCTTCAGGTGTTTTATCGGTTGTTGTCCATTGTTTTACATATACTTTGTACAATTCATTTCCGCCTTTAATACTGCCAATACCGCTGGTAGTTCGGCAAGCCGGAATGTATTCTGATTTCATAAAGGCTATGAATTTTTCGAATTGCGGATTTAGTTTGGTATTGATCACCTTGGCATAAGCCTTTGATAATTTGTTTTTTTGCATTGGAGAGAAATCTGCCGGAAACTTTTTGCAACTCGAAAAGAATAAATGGTCTTCAGTTTTGGGTGTAATTACCTCTTGAAACTGCGGTACAATTCTTTCGGCCAATGCTTTTGGCAAGACTACTTTTTCCTGAATTCCTTTTTTCATGTAGACCATGGCTGAGTCAATCCAAACGGAATAGTTGTCCATTCTCTTTAGGAAATTCTGATAATCCTTTACCGTTTTGAATGGTTGCGCACTTTCTCCGCTGGCAAATTGTCCCATAGTTAAATGCGTTCCCCAAAACTGATGAATCGGCATTAAATTAGCATTTTGTTTTAGTAAATCTTTCCCTATTGAAACTTCCCAAGCAATAATGTCAAAGCTGTTTTTTTGCTCTTCAGACAATGCTGTTGTATCAACGGTTGCCAACTCTTTTTCATATTTATCATAAAAAACAGCTTGCTTGTTGCGATGTGAATCGGTCATTTCAAAAGCCAGTTGGTCATTGAATTCCGTTTGACCGTTTAAGGTGGCTTCCAAAGGGTTTAGCGCATTTTTATCGTTAAAATACGACTTGACAATAGTGTTGATGTCACCTGCTTTTTCTTCCGATTTGCAGTTTACTAAAAGCAATGAAGTGATAATCAGTGCAGAAAACAAATATAAGTTTCTCATGGTTAATGGTTTAGTTGGTATAAAACTATAAGTTTTTGGGTAATAGAATTGTTAACAGAATGATAAATTATCCGTGGTATACTCGAGAAGCGATGATACAGTTTTCCTTAATTTCAAGGACTTCGGCTACTAACATATCGGGTTCGTTGGCAACGGTGCGAATGTATTCCATAAAAACGCGGTCTGCGTTTGAAGTTAGCGAAGTGACTTTGTAATGCAAGGTTGGCAATCGGTCAAAAGCGTCTTGCCACCAAGCGCGTAAGGCATCTTTACCGGTGACTAAACCATTGGTTTCCGGATGGCGGATTTTTAGCTTTGGACTAAAGTGTTCGGCTTCATCGTCATAAAGCGACAATAATTTTTCAAGGTTGTGGGCGTTGAACGCTTCAAACCAAAGATGGGCAATGGATAAGTTTTTTTCTGCTGACATAATGTTAGAAATAAAAAGCCTCAATTAATTGAGGCTTTTATCATGGTAAATGTATGATAATTTTTTATACGTTTTTCAAATTGATAATTTCCTGTTCGGTCAGGAAGCGCCAATTGCCGCGAGGTAAATTCTTTTTGGTCAAACCGGCAAAAGCAACGCGGTCAATTTTTAAAACATCGTATTTGAAGCTTTCAAAAATGGCGCGAACTACTTTTACATTGGGTGTTCTGAGTTTGAGTCCTATTTCTGTTTTGGCTTCGCCTTCGATATAGGAGATTTCATCAACATATAATTTGTGTCCGTCAAGTGTTACACCGCCGGCAATTTTTTCTAAATCTTCAAACTTCAGGTTTTTGTCTAAAGTAACTTGGTAAATCTTGGTGGATTTTTGATTCGGCAAACTGAATTTTCGAACCATATCGGTATCGTTGGTAAAAACCAATAAACCGGTAGTATTTTTATCCATACGGCCAATCGGTTGGATTTTAGCTTTTGTGGCTGCTCTAACCAATTCCAATACATTGCGGTGATCGGCATCGTCTTCGTTGGAAGTCGTGAAGTTTTTAGGTTTGTTGAGCAAGATGTATTCTTTGCGTTCCGGGGTTAAAACAGAGCCGTCAAAGTTAACTACATCGCCCGGTTTTACTTTG
Protein-coding sequences here:
- a CDS encoding DUF885 domain-containing protein, which produces MRNLYLFSALIITSLLLVNCKSEEKAGDINTIVKSYFNDKNALNPLEATLNGQTEFNDQLAFEMTDSHRNKQAVFYDKYEKELATVDTTALSEEQKNSFDIIAWEVSIGKDLLKQNANLMPIHQFWGTHLTMGQFASGESAQPFKTVKDYQNFLKRMDNYSVWIDSAMVYMKKGIQEKVVLPKALAERIVPQFQEVITPKTEDHLFFSSCKKFPADFSPMQKNKLSKAYAKVINTKLNPQFEKFIAFMKSEYIPACRTTSGIGSIKGGNELYKVYVKQWTTTDKTPEEIHELGLKEVARIKAEMEKVKTQVGFKGTIIEFFDHVRNKPELKPFKTPEEVIANFERIHKIIEPNVNKFFSLQPKTAFRVKRTEAFREKTASAEYVQGSADGSRPGTFYVPIPDVANYNYYGDEDLFLHEAIPGHHFQISLQQENTQLPDFRKFNWFGAYGEGWALYTESLGKELGLYKDPYQYFGMLGNEMHRAIRLVVDTGIHAKGWTREQAIQYSLDNEAESEASIIAEIERYMAIPGQALSYKIGQIKILELRQQAQDKMGSQFDIKVFHQKVLESGVMPLALLEKKINSWITSGK
- a CDS encoding nuclear transport factor 2 family protein — translated: MSAEKNLSIAHLWFEAFNAHNLEKLLSLYDDEAEHFSPKLKIRHPETNGLVTGKDALRAWWQDAFDRLPTLHYKVTSLTSNADRVFMEYIRTVANEPDMLVAEVLEIKENCIIASRVYHG
- a CDS encoding pseudouridine synthase, encoding MNKKEGNNKRGGSRPNSSRPSSNKPKPAMPKRAQGPKKAKPSTDGAAPKKTAKPVNNIPKPLKSDDIRLNKYISNSGVCSRRDADIYIQSGNVKVNGEVITEMGYKVKPGDVVNFDGSVLTPERKEYILLNKPKNFTTSNEDDADHRNVLELVRAATKAKIQPIGRMDKNTTGLLVFTNDTDMVRKFSLPNQKSTKIYQVTLDKNLKFEDLEKIAGGVTLDGHKLYVDEISYIEGEAKTEIGLKLRTPNVKVVRAIFESFKYDVLKIDRVAFAGLTKKNLPRGNWRFLTEQEIINLKNV